The window AGCCAAAAAACGAAGACAACAGGATAATAGTACACAAGACCCTTCATAATTCCCTCCTTACAAAATCAGCATAGCATCGCCGAAGCTGTAAAACCTGTATTTTTCTTTTATTGCCTCATTATACGCCGTCATAATCAGTTCTTTATCGGCAAAGGCGCACACCAACATGAGAAGTGTGGATTCAGGCAAGTGAAAATTAGTAACCAATCCATCCACCACTTTGAATCGGTAACCTGGATATATAAAAAGGTCCGTCCATCCGCTTTGGCCTTTGACAAATCCATTTTCATCGGCTACTGTTTCCAAGGTCCTTGTGGAAGTCGTACCTACCGCAATAACTCTTTTCCCTTGCTGTTTTGTTGCATTAATTATTCGCGCTGTTTCATCATCGACTTCAAAATATTCATGATGCATTTTGTGCTGTTCCACTTTCTCCTCTTTTACTGGCCTGAAAGTTCCTAGGCCGACGTGCAAAGTTATATGACAAACCCTCACACCTTTTTGCTCTATCTTATTCAATAGATCTTTAGTAAAATGAAACCCTGCTGTGGGTGCAGCAGCGGAACCGGGTTTTCGCGCATAAACTGTCTGGTATCTCTCCTTCTCTTCCAGCTCCTTTTTAATATAAGGAGGGAGTGGCATCTTACCGAGTTCATCCAAAACATGTTCAAAAATCCCCTCATAGTAAAATTCAACTATTCGGCCGCCA is drawn from Caldanaerovirga acetigignens and contains these coding sequences:
- the queA gene encoding tRNA preQ1(34) S-adenosylmethionine ribosyltransferase-isomerase QueA — its product is MDVKEFYYELPEELIAQEPLPERDKSRLMVVRRETRSFEHRIFENIIDYLEEGDCLVLNDTRVIPARLLGTRKDTGGKIEFILLKRIEKDKWEILVKPGRRAKLGSEFTFGDGRLRAKVLDYTDAGGRIVEFYYEGIFEHVLDELGKMPLPPYIKKELEEKERYQTVYARKPGSAAAPTAGFHFTKDLLNKIEQKGVRVCHITLHVGLGTFRPVKEEKVEQHKMHHEYFEVDDETARIINATKQQGKRVIAVGTTSTRTLETVADENGFVKGQSGWTDLFIYPGYRFKVVDGLVTNFHLPESTLLMLVCAFADKELIMTAYNEAIKEKYRFYSFGDAMLIL